The proteins below are encoded in one region of Nilaparvata lugens isolate BPH chromosome X, ASM1435652v1, whole genome shotgun sequence:
- the LOC111046915 gene encoding ATP synthase subunit gamma, mitochondrial, with amino-acid sequence MMLAGGKSLLAINAVQPQLGQSARGMATLKAISIRLKSVKNIQKITQSMKMVSAAKYSRAERDLRQARGFGEGAKSFYERAEVTVPEKAEGGKLIVAITSDRGLCGAVHTGVARSIRTELAEDSSNTQVVCVGDKSRNLLQRLYGKNICLVANEVGRKPPSFLDASKVALETTKQNFSAGKIVYNKFKSVVSYTTSELPLFSAAAVESAPKLNVYDSLDNEVIKSYMEFSLASLIFYTMKESACSEQSSRMTAMDNASKNAGEMIDKLTLTFNRTRQAVITRELIEIISGAAALE; translated from the exons ATGATGTTGGCTGGAGGAAAGTCTTTACTTGCTATCAA TGCTGTCCAGCCTCAGCTGGGCCAATCGGCCCGTGGCATGGCCACCCTCAAGGCCATCTCGATCCGTCTCAAGTCGGTGAAGAACATCCAGAAGATCACACAGTCCATGAAGATGGTGTCGGCTGCCAAGTACTCCAGGGCTGAGCGAGACCTCAGGCAAGCACGTGGCTTCGGAGAGGGTGCCAAG TCTTTCTACGAAAGAGCTGAGGTAACAGTCCCGGAAAAGGCAGAAGGTGGAAAATTGATTGTGGCCATCACATCGGACAGAGGTCTGTGTGGAGCTGTCCACACTGGAGTGGCAAGGTCTATCCGTACTGAACTGGCTGAGGACTCTTCCAACACCCAAGTCGTCTGCGTTGGAGACAAATCTCGCAATCTTCTCCAGAG GTTGTATGGAAAGAACATTTGCCTGGTCGCTAACGAAGTTGGTAGGAAGCCTCCCTCATTCCTTGATGCATCCAAGGTTGCATTGGAAACAACAAAGCAGAACTTCTCCGCTggaaaaatcgtctacaacaaGTTCAA GTCAGTGGTTTCATACACAACTTCTGAACTGCCACTGTTTAGTGCCGCAGCGGTTGAATCTGCTCCCAAACTCAACGTGTACGACTCACTCGACAATGAAGTCATCAAGAGCTACATGGAGTTCTCTTTGGCTTCGCTCATTTTCTACACCATGAAGGAGAGTGCTTGCAGCGAGCAGTCCTCACGTATGACTGCTATGGACAACGCCAGTAAGAATGCAG GTGAAATGATTGACAAGCTGACATTGACTTTCAACAGAACTAGGCAGGCTGTCATTACCAGAGAACTAATTGAAATCATTTCTGGAGCTGCTGCTCTTGAGTAA
- the LOC111046924 gene encoding protein NipSnap → MMAVSIKIMLNAVGTKNLKYSSFLRCLSTSSTANDSSEGWLSKLLVRKIEPTKESHSRMLSDKEVIYELQTHNVQPSAVDQYLTNYQELVNVMSARQKETSYDLVASWDVQVGDQDQSLHLWRYTGGFSSVDKTKKLLAQDKSYQTLLKEQGKLLRSRHVQYLLAFSYWPSIEARTGGNIYEIRSYSLKPGTMIEWGNNWARAISFRRNNDEAFAGFFSQIGRLYNVHHIWCYSDLQKRKDTRESAWRSPGWDECVAYTVPLIREMQSRILHPYDFSPTQ, encoded by the exons ATGATGGCTGTcagtataaaaataatgttaaatGCTGTAGGCACAAAGAATTTGAAGTATTCCAGCTTTCTAAG GTGTTTATCCACTAGTAGCACCGCTAATGATTCCAGCGAAGGATGGCTGAGTAAATTGCTGGTTCGTAAAATAGAGCCAACGAAAGAGTCACACTCCAGGATGCTCTCCGACAAGGAAGTTATATATGAGCTGCAGACTCATAATGTGCAACCTAGTGCTGTTGATCAATATCTCACCAATTA CCAAGAACTGGTAAATGTGATGAGTGCACGGCAAAAAGAAACTAGTTACGACTTGGTGGCGTCTTGGGATGTCCAGGTTGGAGATCAGGACCAATCTCTGCACTTATGGAGGTACACTGGTGGATTCTCAAGCGTTGACAAAACGAAAAAACTTCTTGCACAAGACAAA AGTTACCAAACACTACTGAAAGAACAAGGAAAACTGCTTCGCTCAAGACACGTTCAGTACCTGCTGGCGTTCAGTTATTGGCCCAGCATTGAAGCGAGAACCGGCGGAAATATCTACGAGATACGCAGCTACAGTCTGAAGCCAGGAACAATGATAGAGTGGGGCAACAATTGGGCCCGAGCTATCAGCTTCCGCAGAAACAACGACGAGGCTTTTGCCGGCTTCTTCTCTCAGATTGGACGTCTTTACAACGTTCATCACATTTGGT gcTATTCTGACTTGCAGAAACGCAAAGACACAAGAGAAAGTGCGTGGAGGTCCCCAGGTTGGGACGAGTGTGTAGCATACACTGTGCCACTCATAAGAGAAATGCAGTCTCGTATTCTGCATCCTTACGATTTCTCGCCTACTCAATAA